A section of the Lepus europaeus isolate LE1 chromosome 19, mLepTim1.pri, whole genome shotgun sequence genome encodes:
- the TAT gene encoding tyrosine aminotransferase, protein MDPYMIQMNGNNHVPSVLDVHVNIGGKSSMPGKMKGRRTRWSVRPSDMSNKTFNPIRAIVDSMKVKPNPSKAMISLSIGDPTVFGNLPTDPEVTQAMKDALDSGKYNGYAPSIGYLSSREEVASYYHCPEAPLDAQDVILTSGCSQAIELCLAVLANPGQNILVPRPGFSLYRTLAESMGIEVKLYNLLPEKSWEIDLKHLESLIDEKTACLIVNNPSNPCGSVFRKSHLQKILAVAARQCVPILADEIYGDMVFSGCKYEPLATLSTDVPILSCGGLAKRWLVPGWRLGWILIHDRKDIFGNEIRDGLVKLSQRILGPCTIVQGALKSILHRTPQEFYHNTLSFLKSNADLCYGALAAIPGLRPVRPSGAMYLMVGIEMEYFPEFENDVDFTERLVAEQSVHCLPATCFEYPNFFRVVITVPEVMMLEACSRIQEFCEQHYHCAEGSQEECDK, encoded by the exons ATGGACCCCTACATGATTCAGATGAATGGCAACAACCACGTCCCCTCAGTGCTGGATGTGCATGTCAACATTGGTGGGAAAAGCTCCATGCCGGGCAAGATGAAAGGCAGGAGGACCAGGTGGTCTGTGAGACCCTCAGATATGTCCAACAAAACTTTCAATCCCATCCGGGCCATTGTGGACAGCATGAAGGTGAAGCCGAATCCAAGCAAAGCTATGATTTCCCTCTCAATCG GAGATCCTACTGTGTTTGGAAACCTGCCTACCGACCCTGAAGTTACCCAAGCAATGAAAGATGCCCTGGATTCAGGGAAATACAATGGCTATGCTCCATCCATTG GCTACCTGTCCAGTCGGGAGGAGGTAGCTTCTTATTACCACTGTCCAGAGGCCCCCCTGGACGCTCAG GATGTCATTCTGACAAGTGGCTGTAGTCAGGCTATTGAGCTTTGTTTAGCTGTGTTGGCCAATCCAGGGCAAAACATCCTAGTGCCAAGACCTGGTTTCTCTCTATACAGGACTTTGGCTGAATCTATGGGAATTGAAGTCAAACTCTATAATTTATTG cCAGAGAAGTCTTGGGAAATTGACCTGAAACACCTGGAATCTCTGATTGATGAAAAGACTGCTTGTCTTATTGTCAATAATCCATCAAATCCCTGTGGGTCAGTGTTCCGTAAAAGCCATCTGCAGAAGATCCTGGCAG TGGCTGCGAGGCAATGTGTCCCCATCTTGGCTGATGAGATCTATGGTGACATG GTGTTTTCAGGGTGCAAATATGAACCGCTGGCCACCCTCAGCACAGATGTCCCCATCCTGTCCTGTGGAGGGCTGGCCAAGCGCTGGCTGGTTCCTGGCTGGAGGTTGGGCTGGATCCTCATCCATGACAGAAAAGACATTTTTGGCAATGAG ATTCGAGATGGACTGGTGAAACTGAGTCAGAGaatcttgggaccctgcaccattGTCCAGGGAGCTCTAAAAAGCATCCTGCATCGCACCCCTCAGGAGTTCTACCACAACACTCTAAGCTTCCTCAAG TCCAATGCTGATCTCTGCTATGGGGCATTGGCTGCCATCCCTGGACTCCGGCCAGTCCGTCCTTCTGGGGCCATGTACCTCATG GTTGGAATTGAGATGGAATATTTCCCAGAGTTTGAGAATGATGTGGACTTCACAGAGCGGTTAGTTGCTGAGCAGTCTGTCCACTGCCTGCCAGCCACG TGCTTCGAGTACCCCAATTTCTTCCGAGTGGTAATCACGGTCCCCGAGGTGATGATGCTGGAAGCTTGTAGCCGGATCCAGGAGTTCTGTGAGCAGCACTACCACTGTGCTGAAGGGAGCCAGGAGGAGTGTGACAAGTAG